One Pseudomonadota bacterium DNA window includes the following coding sequences:
- the lspA gene encoding signal peptidase II, with translation MRPALLYAVSAVIVVLDQISKVVAEANLAYGQPVPVASWFNWNLAYNTGAAWSFLSDAGGWQRWFFVVVSVVVSVVLVVWIWRAWRREPVLSISLSLILAGAIGNLIDRVRLGYVIDFVQWYYGSFVWPTFNVADMAITGGAALMIWVSLRGEPGARAAEDKG, from the coding sequence ATGCGGCCCGCTCTCTTGTACGCGGTCAGTGCCGTGATCGTGGTGCTCGACCAGATCAGCAAGGTCGTCGCCGAGGCCAACCTCGCCTATGGCCAACCGGTGCCGGTGGCGAGCTGGTTCAACTGGAACCTCGCCTACAACACCGGGGCGGCCTGGAGCTTCCTGAGCGACGCCGGCGGTTGGCAGCGCTGGTTCTTCGTCGTGGTCAGCGTGGTTGTCAGTGTCGTGCTGGTGGTCTGGATCTGGCGGGCCTGGCGGCGCGAGCCGGTGTTGTCGATCAGTTTGAGCCTGATATTGGCTGGTGCCATCGGCAACCTGATCGACAGGGTGCGCCTGGGCTACGTGATCGATTTCGTGCAGTGGTACTACGGCAGCTTCGTCTGGCCCACCTTCAACGTCGCCGACATGGCGATCACGGGCGGTGCGGCCTTGATGATCTGGGTGTCGTTGCGCGGCGAGCCGGGTGCCCGTGCCGCCGAAGACAAGGGGTAG
- the ileS gene encoding isoleucine--tRNA ligase: MRGNLPKREPDRLAAWQAMDLHAAIRNHSAGRPKFILHDGPPYANGVIHMGHAVNKVLKDIIVKSRQVDGYDSPYIPGWDCHGLPIENKVEQEIGKPGKDVDVGAFRARCREYALGQIDAQRTEFKRLGILGDWDDPYLTMSFQNEADAVRALGRIIERGHVYKGVKPVYWSWGAHSALAEAEVEYQDKVSTAIDVRFAAVDAGAMRAAFGVDGAAPLSVLIWTTTPWTLPGNLGVSLHPELDYALVSADLGLGLEQVVLAADMVEAAMQRYGVAEWQVDATAPGGAFDKMQLQHPFYARQSLIMLGEHVTLEAGTGAVHTAPDHGVDDFNVAREYGLELLEPVDDNGFFKSRVELFGGEHVMKVDAHMLEVLREHKALVKAEDYPHSYPHCWRTKTPIIYRATPQWFISMDQQGLRDTALAEIAKVNWVPGWGRARIEGMIANRPDWCISRQRYWGIPIPLFVHKETGSLHPETQTIIETVAGHIEQGGIQAWFDLASEELIDDAAEYSRVTDVMDVWFDSGTTFFHVLQRRDSQTYPADMYLEGSDQHRGWFHSSLLASCAINGHAPYRQVLTHGFTVDEKGHKMSKSLGNSIEPQEIMKELGADIVRLWVASTDYSGEISLSREILKRNADAYRRIRNTARFLLSNLNGFDPAQHSVAPEAMLALDRWVLDRAAEVQQAIQDDYTAYQFHQVVQKIHHFCAVDLGGVYLDIIKDRQYTTAENSRARRSAQTALFRVAETLVRWIAPILSFTADEIWEHLPGERSASVHLETWYTDLPPLDDNSALSRGDWQRVLDVRMAVNRALEDARNAKQVGGSLDAEVTLYADADTGATLGRLGDELRFVTLTSSAVVSPLESAPDDAVETEFAGGALRVGVAASEHTKCVRCWHRRADVGIDPAHPALCGRCVENVLGEGEVREFC; encoded by the coding sequence ATGCGCGGCAACCTGCCCAAACGCGAGCCGGACCGGCTCGCCGCCTGGCAGGCGATGGACTTGCACGCGGCGATTCGCAATCACAGTGCCGGGCGGCCGAAGTTCATCCTGCACGACGGCCCGCCATACGCAAACGGCGTGATCCACATGGGGCACGCGGTCAACAAGGTGCTCAAGGACATCATTGTCAAGAGCCGGCAGGTCGACGGGTACGACTCACCCTACATCCCAGGATGGGACTGCCACGGTCTGCCGATCGAGAACAAGGTCGAGCAGGAAATCGGTAAACCGGGCAAAGACGTCGACGTTGGTGCGTTCCGAGCGCGTTGCCGCGAGTACGCGCTTGGCCAGATCGACGCGCAGCGCACCGAGTTCAAACGCCTTGGCATCCTCGGCGATTGGGATGACCCCTACCTGACGATGAGTTTCCAGAACGAGGCGGACGCGGTGCGTGCGCTCGGTCGGATCATCGAGCGTGGCCACGTCTACAAAGGCGTGAAACCGGTGTACTGGAGCTGGGGCGCGCACTCGGCGCTCGCCGAGGCCGAGGTCGAGTACCAGGACAAGGTCTCGACCGCAATCGACGTGCGCTTCGCCGCCGTCGACGCCGGGGCCATGCGCGCCGCGTTCGGGGTCGACGGCGCGGCACCGCTCTCGGTGCTCATCTGGACCACGACCCCCTGGACCTTGCCCGGCAACCTCGGTGTGTCTCTGCACCCGGAGCTCGACTATGCGCTGGTCTCGGCCGACCTCGGCCTCGGGCTGGAGCAGGTCGTGTTGGCGGCCGACATGGTCGAGGCTGCCATGCAGCGCTACGGCGTCGCCGAGTGGCAGGTCGATGCGACCGCGCCGGGCGGCGCCTTCGACAAGATGCAACTCCAGCACCCGTTCTACGCGCGCCAGTCGCTGATCATGCTCGGTGAGCACGTCACACTGGAGGCGGGCACCGGTGCGGTGCACACGGCACCCGACCACGGAGTTGACGACTTCAACGTGGCGCGCGAGTACGGCCTCGAACTGCTCGAGCCAGTCGACGACAACGGCTTCTTCAAGTCGCGCGTCGAGCTGTTCGGCGGCGAGCATGTGATGAAGGTCGATGCGCACATGCTCGAGGTGCTGCGCGAGCACAAGGCGCTGGTCAAGGCCGAAGACTACCCGCACAGCTACCCGCATTGCTGGCGCACCAAGACCCCGATCATCTACCGTGCGACGCCTCAGTGGTTTATCAGCATGGACCAACAGGGGCTGCGCGACACGGCACTCGCCGAAATCGCCAAGGTCAACTGGGTGCCAGGCTGGGGCCGGGCTCGCATCGAGGGCATGATCGCCAACCGGCCCGACTGGTGCATCTCGCGGCAACGGTATTGGGGCATCCCGATCCCCTTGTTCGTGCACAAGGAGACTGGCTCGCTGCACCCCGAGACGCAGACCATCATCGAAACGGTCGCGGGCCACATCGAGCAGGGTGGGATACAAGCCTGGTTTGATCTCGCGAGCGAGGAGCTGATTGACGACGCGGCGGAATACAGCCGTGTAACCGATGTGATGGACGTGTGGTTCGACTCCGGCACGACCTTCTTTCACGTTCTTCAGCGCCGCGACAGCCAGACCTACCCGGCGGACATGTACCTCGAGGGCTCCGACCAGCACCGCGGCTGGTTTCACTCGAGTTTGCTGGCCTCCTGCGCGATCAACGGCCACGCGCCGTACCGGCAGGTGTTGACCCACGGCTTCACGGTGGATGAGAAGGGCCACAAGATGTCGAAGTCGCTCGGCAACAGCATCGAGCCGCAGGAAATCATGAAGGAACTCGGTGCCGACATCGTGCGCCTGTGGGTCGCCTCGACCGACTACAGTGGCGAGATCAGCCTGTCGCGCGAAATCCTCAAGCGCAACGCCGACGCCTACCGCCGCATCCGCAACACGGCGCGCTTCCTGTTGTCGAACCTCAACGGTTTCGACCCGGCACAACACAGCGTCGCACCCGAGGCGATGCTCGCGCTCGACCGTTGGGTGCTCGACCGCGCGGCCGAAGTGCAACAGGCAATTCAGGACGACTACACCGCCTACCAGTTTCACCAGGTTGTGCAGAAGATCCACCACTTCTGCGCGGTCGACCTCGGCGGGGTCTACCTCGACATCATCAAGGACCGCCAGTACACCACGGCGGAAAACAGCCGTGCGCGGCGCTCGGCCCAGACCGCGCTGTTCCGCGTGGCCGAGACCCTGGTGCGCTGGATCGCCCCGATCCTCTCCTTCACCGCCGACGAGATCTGGGAGCACCTGCCAGGCGAGCGAAGTGCGTCGGTGCACCTGGAGACCTGGTACACCGATCTGCCGCCGCTGGACGACAACAGTGCGCTGTCGCGTGGTGACTGGCAGCGGGTGCTGGATGTGCGCATGGCGGTCAACCGGGCGCTCGAGGATGCACGCAACGCCAAACAGGTGGGTGGTTCACTTGATGCCGAGGTCACGCTGTACGCCGACGCCGACACCGGTGCGACTCTGGGGCGGCTTGGCGACGAGCTGCGCTTTGTCACGCTGACGTCGAGTGCGGTCGTTTCACCGCTCGAGTCGGCGCCCGACGACGCCGTCGAGACCGAATTTGCCGGCGGCGCGCTTCGCGTGGGGGTGGCGGCATCCGAGCACACCAAGTGCGTGCGTTGCTGGCACCGGCGCGCGGACGTCGGCATTGACCCGGCGCACCCGGCCCTCTGCGGTCGCTGTGTCGAGAATGTGCTGGGCGAGGGTGAGGTGCGGGAATTTTGCTGA
- the ribF gene encoding bifunctional riboflavin kinase/FAD synthetase, with amino-acid sequence MELIRHLHNLRPAHRGCVATIGNFDGVHTGHQQVLAGLRARADALALPTVAMTFEPLPREHFGGDACPARLTTLREKLPLLAAAGVDRVLVCRFDGRFSSQPPEAFVSRWLVNGLGVRHLVVGDDFRFGARAAGDFNMLVEAGAEHGFEVQSTRTWLSGDARVSSTRVRDALAAGDLALAEKLLGRPYTLSGRVIRGDALGRTLGFPTANLKPGRRVLPVSGVFVVGVSEVGEPDRFGVCNVGSRPTVNGIQPRVEVHVFDTERDYYGHHLRLTLRHRLRPEQRFASLDALKAAIADDARAARDWVARSA; translated from the coding sequence GTGGAACTGATCCGCCACCTCCACAACCTCCGCCCGGCACACCGGGGCTGCGTTGCCACGATCGGCAACTTCGACGGCGTTCACACCGGGCACCAACAGGTGCTGGCCGGGCTGCGGGCGCGGGCAGATGCGCTTGCACTGCCGACGGTTGCGATGACCTTCGAGCCGCTACCGCGCGAACACTTCGGTGGCGACGCTTGCCCGGCACGGCTCACGACCTTGCGCGAGAAGCTGCCCCTGCTCGCAGCGGCGGGCGTTGACCGGGTGCTCGTGTGCCGCTTCGACGGCCGCTTTTCGAGTCAGCCGCCGGAGGCCTTCGTCAGCCGCTGGCTGGTGAATGGGCTCGGGGTCAGACACCTTGTTGTCGGTGACGATTTTCGCTTTGGCGCGCGCGCGGCGGGCGATTTCAACATGCTTGTCGAGGCGGGCGCGGAGCACGGCTTCGAGGTGCAGTCGACCCGGACCTGGTTGAGTGGCGATGCACGCGTGTCCAGCACGCGGGTGCGCGACGCACTGGCCGCGGGCGACCTCGCGCTGGCTGAAAAGCTGTTGGGACGCCCCTACACGCTCAGCGGGCGGGTGATACGCGGCGACGCCCTCGGCCGCACGCTCGGCTTCCCGACCGCCAACCTCAAACCGGGTCGGCGGGTGCTGCCGGTGTCCGGGGTCTTTGTCGTCGGCGTTTCTGAGGTGGGGGAGCCCGACCGCTTCGGTGTCTGCAACGTCGGCAGCCGCCCGACGGTCAACGGCATACAACCACGGGTCGAGGTTCACGTGTTCGACACCGAGCGAGACTATTACGGTCACCACCTTCGGCTGACCCTGCGGCACCGCTTGCGGCCAGAGCAGCGCTTCGCCTCGCTCGACGCGCTGAAGGCGGCGATCGCCGACGATGCCCGCGCGGCGCGCGACTGGGTGGCGCGCTCCGCCTGA
- the murJ gene encoding murein biosynthesis integral membrane protein MurJ, whose protein sequence is MSERAASGLLRSGVVVSGMTFLSRVAGLVRDLVIAVSFGAGPLTDAFFVAFRIPNLLRRLFGEGAVSHAVVPVLSETDARGDEAATRDLIAHVIGTLGGVLIAVSALGAVLAPVLVWVFAPGFVGDGERYDPAVAMLRICFPYVFFISLVAAAGAVLQSRGRFAVPAATPILLNLCMIGSAIWLAPMLEQPVHALAIGVLLAGVVQLGFQLPALARLGLLVRPSWGWRHPGTRKVMALLMPFVLSSGVYQFNALVSSVVASMMVAGSVSWLYYADRLLEFPHALIGVALGTVILPQLARVHQRSDTDTFERTVQWALFVGLLLGLPAALGLAGLADAVIATLFQYGAFDDTDRDMAALALRVLALALPALIVIKVLTPAFSSRQDTRTPVRIAVGCMALNMIGCVLFGLGLLRAGHAAPHIGLSAATALSTLLQAGLLAFCLRDTVSWRPSRAGARAAAQLAVACAVMVLVMWALSPEPAWWGEVAMRQRVLTLGGIIAASTAAYVTALACMGLRPSALRTVGGP, encoded by the coding sequence GTGAGCGAACGCGCTGCGAGCGGCCTGCTGCGTTCGGGCGTGGTCGTCAGTGGCATGACCTTCCTGTCGCGCGTCGCCGGCCTGGTGCGCGACCTCGTGATCGCCGTGAGCTTCGGCGCCGGACCCCTGACCGACGCCTTCTTTGTCGCCTTTCGTATCCCCAACCTGCTGCGTCGGCTGTTCGGCGAGGGTGCGGTGTCGCACGCGGTCGTTCCCGTACTGAGCGAAACCGATGCCCGTGGCGACGAAGCAGCCACACGCGATCTGATTGCTCACGTGATCGGCACCCTCGGCGGGGTGTTGATCGCGGTGTCGGCGCTCGGCGCAGTGCTCGCACCCGTGCTGGTGTGGGTCTTCGCGCCCGGTTTCGTCGGCGACGGCGAGCGCTACGACCCCGCGGTCGCCATGCTCCGGATCTGCTTTCCCTACGTGTTCTTCATCTCGCTTGTGGCGGCAGCTGGCGCGGTGTTGCAAAGCCGCGGCCGGTTCGCGGTGCCGGCGGCGACGCCGATTCTGCTGAACCTCTGCATGATTGGCTCGGCGATCTGGCTCGCGCCGATGCTCGAGCAACCGGTCCATGCGCTTGCGATCGGTGTGCTGCTGGCGGGCGTGGTGCAGCTCGGTTTCCAATTGCCGGCGCTTGCGCGGCTCGGCTTGCTGGTGCGCCCGTCCTGGGGCTGGCGACACCCGGGCACGCGCAAGGTCATGGCCCTGTTGATGCCCTTTGTGTTGAGTTCCGGGGTATACCAGTTCAACGCGCTGGTGAGCTCGGTGGTGGCGTCAATGATGGTGGCGGGCAGCGTCAGTTGGCTCTATTACGCCGATCGCTTGCTCGAGTTCCCGCACGCCCTGATCGGGGTGGCGCTCGGCACGGTGATCCTGCCGCAGCTCGCCCGCGTCCACCAACGGTCCGACACTGACACCTTCGAGCGCACGGTGCAGTGGGCGCTGTTCGTGGGGCTGCTGCTGGGTCTGCCGGCGGCGCTCGGCCTCGCCGGCCTCGCCGACGCCGTGATTGCGACCCTGTTCCAGTACGGGGCCTTTGATGACACCGACCGTGACATGGCGGCACTGGCTCTGCGGGTGCTGGCCCTGGCGTTGCCTGCGCTGATCGTGATCAAGGTGCTCACGCCGGCTTTCTCGTCGCGGCAGGACACGCGTACGCCGGTGCGCATTGCCGTCGGCTGCATGGCGCTCAACATGATCGGCTGTGTGCTGTTCGGCCTCGGCCTGCTGCGCGCGGGCCACGCCGCACCCCACATCGGGCTCTCGGCCGCAACGGCGCTGAGCACGCTGCTGCAAGCGGGTCTGCTTGCCTTTTGCCTGCGCGACACAGTGAGCTGGCGACCGAGTCGGGCTGGCGCGCGGGCTGCGGCGCAGCTCGCCGTGGCCTGCGCGGTCATGGTGCTCGTGATGTGGGCGCTGTCGCCGGAGCCGGCGTGGTGGGGCGAGGTGGCGATGCGTCAGCGCGTGCTGACGCTCGGCGGTATAATTGCCGCCTCTACCGCAGCCTATGTGACAGCCTTGGCATGTATGGGCTTGCGACCGTCCGCGCTTCGGACGGTTGGCGGTCCCTGA
- the rpsT gene encoding 30S ribosomal protein S20, translated as MANTAQARKRARQAETHRQRNASLRSRMRTSVKGVIKALNGGDADAARSAYQAMVPQVDSMVGKGLLHKNTAARYKSRLNARVKALAT; from the coding sequence GTGGCCAACACCGCACAAGCCCGCAAGCGCGCCCGCCAAGCCGAAACCCACCGCCAGCGCAATGCGTCGTTGCGTTCGCGCATGCGCACCAGCGTGAAGGGCGTCATCAAGGCGCTCAACGGCGGCGACGCCGACGCCGCGCGCTCGGCATACCAGGCCATGGTCCCGCAGGTGGACAGCATGGTCGGCAAGGGCCTACTGCACAAGAACACCGCAGCCCGTTACAAGTCGCGACTGAACGCGCGCGTCAAGGCACTCGCCACCTGA
- the proB gene encoding glutamate 5-kinase, whose protein sequence is MLRSELASRRRWVVKIGSSLLTNNGRGLDGDAVARLATDIAALRAAGCDVVLVSSGSIAEGVARLGLSARPRALHQLQAAAAVGQMGLVQAYESRFLAHGIRTAQVLLTHEDLANRRRYLNARGTLQELLSLGVLQIVNENDTVTTDEIRFGDNDTLGALVANLIQADVLALLTDQAGLYDSDPRSNPNATLLLAGRAGDPALRALAGPSGTAVGSGGMVTKVLAAEKAARSGTATLIVGGAEPDVLQRCRAGAQVGTLLSPPDEPLVARKRWLASQLNLRGQVRIDAGAVRVLQQAGSSLLPVGVQAVSGEFQRGDLVQIVGPDGGEVGRGLCNYASGEAAQITGVASSRIEQVLGFVREPELVHRDNLVLALSVERV, encoded by the coding sequence ATGCTGCGCAGTGAGCTCGCATCCCGTCGGCGCTGGGTCGTCAAGATCGGCAGCTCGCTGTTGACCAACAACGGGCGCGGCCTCGACGGAGACGCGGTGGCCCGCCTTGCAACCGACATCGCGGCGCTGCGTGCGGCGGGTTGTGACGTGGTGCTGGTGTCTTCGGGGTCGATTGCCGAGGGCGTCGCTCGGCTCGGGCTGTCTGCGCGGCCGCGTGCGCTGCACCAATTGCAAGCGGCCGCGGCGGTCGGGCAGATGGGTCTGGTTCAAGCCTACGAGAGCCGGTTTCTCGCCCACGGCATCCGCACGGCCCAGGTGCTGCTGACGCACGAGGACCTCGCCAACCGGCGCCGCTACCTGAACGCACGCGGCACCTTGCAGGAGTTGCTCTCGCTCGGGGTGCTGCAAATCGTGAACGAGAACGACACGGTTACGACCGATGAGATCCGCTTCGGTGACAACGACACGCTGGGTGCTCTGGTCGCCAACCTCATCCAGGCCGACGTGCTCGCCTTGCTGACCGACCAGGCCGGGCTCTACGACAGCGACCCACGCAGCAACCCGAACGCGACCCTGTTGCTCGCGGGACGCGCCGGCGACCCGGCGCTGCGGGCCCTCGCCGGGCCGAGCGGTACCGCCGTGGGCAGCGGCGGGATGGTCACCAAGGTGCTGGCCGCCGAAAAGGCCGCGCGCTCCGGCACGGCCACCCTGATTGTCGGTGGCGCAGAGCCCGACGTGCTGCAGCGGTGCCGTGCGGGCGCACAGGTTGGCACCCTGTTGAGCCCGCCGGACGAGCCGCTGGTCGCGCGCAAGCGCTGGCTGGCCAGCCAGCTCAACCTGCGCGGCCAGGTGCGCATCGACGCGGGCGCCGTGCGCGTGCTCCAGCAGGCGGGATCGAGCCTGTTGCCGGTCGGTGTGCAGGCGGTGTCGGGCGAGTTCCAGCGCGGTGACCTGGTACAGATCGTCGGGCCGGACGGCGGGGAAGTGGGGCGGGGCCTGTGCAACTACGCCAGTGGCGAGGCCGCACAGATCACTGGCGTGGCGTCATCTCGAATCGAGCAGGTGCTCGGATTCGTGCGCGAGCCGGAGCTCGTCCACCGAGACAACCTCGTGCTTGCGCTCAGTGTCGAGCGTGTCTAG
- the cgtA gene encoding Obg family GTPase CgtA, which produces MKFVDEATIKVIAGDGGGGCVSFRREKYIPRGGPDGGDGGDGGSVYLEADENLNTLADFRHVRSYTAERGSSGAGRNMTGRSGDDLVVRVPVGTVAFDRETDECVADLTRAGDRALVAQGGFHGLGNTRYKSSVNRAPRQSTPGSEGERRVLRLELKLLADVGLLGYPNAGKSTFVRAVSAAKPKVADYPFTTLIPSLGVVRVEQHRSFVVADIPGLIEGAADGQGLGTRFLRHLSRTGLLLHLVDVAPFDGSDPADTAPRLIRELERYDEALIGKPRWLVFNKTDLLPADDVESCVRRVVAALDWDGPVYRVSALSADGTRALCQAIMRQLEQAAAEAAHADASRGGADAAQ; this is translated from the coding sequence ATGAAATTCGTAGACGAGGCAACAATCAAGGTCATCGCGGGCGACGGCGGTGGCGGCTGTGTGAGCTTCCGGCGCGAGAAATACATCCCGCGTGGCGGCCCGGACGGTGGCGACGGTGGCGACGGCGGGTCGGTGTACCTGGAGGCCGACGAGAACCTCAATACGCTCGCTGACTTCCGCCACGTGCGCAGCTACACGGCCGAACGCGGCAGCAGCGGCGCGGGCCGCAACATGACTGGGCGCTCGGGCGACGACCTCGTGGTCCGGGTGCCGGTGGGCACCGTGGCGTTCGATCGGGAAACCGACGAGTGTGTGGCTGACCTGACGCGCGCAGGCGACCGGGCGCTTGTCGCGCAGGGTGGCTTCCACGGGCTCGGCAACACCCGCTACAAGAGCAGCGTCAACCGCGCACCTCGGCAGAGCACGCCGGGCAGTGAAGGCGAGCGGCGGGTGCTGCGCCTGGAGCTCAAACTGCTCGCTGATGTGGGCCTGCTCGGCTACCCGAACGCGGGCAAATCGACTTTTGTGCGTGCGGTGTCAGCCGCAAAGCCGAAGGTGGCCGACTACCCCTTCACCACGCTGATACCGAGCCTCGGCGTGGTGCGTGTCGAACAGCACCGCAGCTTTGTTGTCGCCGACATCCCGGGCCTGATCGAGGGTGCCGCGGACGGGCAGGGCCTGGGTACCCGCTTTCTGCGCCACCTCTCACGCACCGGCTTGCTGCTGCACCTGGTCGACGTGGCGCCGTTCGACGGCAGCGACCCGGCCGACACCGCGCCACGGTTGATCCGCGAACTCGAGCGGTACGACGAGGCGTTGATTGGCAAGCCGCGTTGGCTGGTGTTCAACAAAACCGATCTGCTCCCCGCGGACGATGTCGAGTCCTGTGTGCGGCGCGTCGTCGCGGCGCTCGACTGGGACGGCCCGGTGTACCGTGTTTCGGCGTTGTCGGCCGACGGCACCCGTGCACTCTGCCAGGCCATCATGCGGCAACTCGAGCAGGCTGCGGCCGAGGCGGCCCACGCGGACGCCAGCAGAGGCGGGGCCGATGCTGCGCAGTGA
- the rpmA gene encoding 50S ribosomal protein L27 — MAHKKAAGSTRNGRDSESKRLGVKKYGGEAVLAGNILVRQRGTQFHPGMNVGCGKDYTLFAKVDGSVKFSVRGAKKRKFIDVVPAGA; from the coding sequence ATGGCACACAAGAAAGCAGCAGGCTCCACACGCAACGGCCGCGATTCCGAGAGCAAACGCCTGGGCGTGAAGAAGTACGGCGGCGAAGCCGTGCTCGCCGGCAACATCCTGGTGCGCCAGCGTGGCACCCAGTTCCACCCCGGCATGAACGTGGGTTGCGGCAAGGACTACACCTTGTTCGCCAAGGTGGACGGCAGCGTGAAATTCTCGGTGCGTGGCGCGAAGAAGCGCAAGTTCATCGACGTTGTGCCGGCCGGCGCCTGA
- the rplU gene encoding 50S ribosomal protein L21, with the protein MYAVIKTGGKQYRVAEGDRLKVETLAASEGDSVELDQVLLVSGDDGVKVGAPLVDGAKVQATVLSHGRAKKIEIIKFRRRKHHRKQMGHRQNYTELKIESIVA; encoded by the coding sequence ATGTACGCGGTAATCAAAACAGGCGGTAAACAGTACCGCGTAGCCGAAGGTGATCGCCTGAAAGTCGAGACCCTTGCGGCCAGCGAAGGCGATAGCGTCGAACTGGACCAGGTTCTGCTTGTGTCCGGCGACGACGGCGTGAAAGTCGGCGCCCCGCTGGTTGACGGTGCAAAAGTGCAGGCCACTGTGCTGTCGCACGGGCGCGCCAAGAAGATCGAAATCATCAAGTTCCGGCGCCGCAAGCACCACCGCAAGCAGATGGGGCACCGCCAGAACTACACCGAACTGAAAATCGAATCCATAGTCGCCTGA
- a CDS encoding polyprenyl synthetase family protein, whose protein sequence is MKIDAINALIDDDMADVDHCITTRLASDVALINQLSAYIVGAGGKRLRPRLLLLAAHACGYREPSAHTAAAIVEFIHTATLLHDDVVDESKLRRGRETANERWGNEAAVLVGDFLYSRAFEMMVDINSMRIMQILASTTNTIAEGEVLQLMNIHDADTTKARYWQVIEAKTAVLFAAATRIGAVLAEQPDGVEDALARYGSHLGRAFQLVDDALDYSSDSDTLGKEIGDDLAEGKPTMPLLIALERATAAEQTCIRDAIETGGRDRIDDVMAVISRTDAIAETQALAKREADAAVAALAGAPQNAYTEALSGLAYYAVGRDH, encoded by the coding sequence ATGAAAATCGACGCCATCAACGCCCTCATTGACGACGACATGGCGGACGTCGATCACTGCATCACGACCCGGCTCGCCTCGGACGTCGCACTGATCAACCAGCTGTCGGCCTACATCGTAGGCGCGGGCGGCAAACGCCTTCGGCCTCGGCTGCTGCTGCTGGCCGCGCACGCCTGCGGCTACCGCGAGCCGAGTGCCCACACGGCGGCGGCTATCGTCGAATTCATCCACACCGCCACGTTGCTGCACGACGACGTGGTCGACGAATCGAAGCTGCGCCGAGGGCGGGAGACCGCAAACGAGCGCTGGGGCAACGAAGCCGCCGTGCTGGTGGGCGACTTCCTGTACTCGCGCGCCTTCGAGATGATGGTCGACATCAACAGCATGCGGATCATGCAGATCCTGGCCAGCACCACCAACACCATCGCCGAAGGCGAGGTGCTCCAGTTGATGAACATTCACGACGCCGACACGACCAAGGCGCGGTACTGGCAGGTGATCGAAGCGAAAACAGCCGTGTTGTTTGCGGCCGCGACGCGCATCGGCGCGGTGCTTGCCGAGCAGCCCGACGGTGTCGAAGACGCGCTCGCACGCTACGGCTCACACCTGGGTCGCGCATTTCAACTCGTTGACGACGCACTCGACTACAGCTCGGACAGCGACACCCTCGGCAAGGAGATCGGCGACGACCTGGCCGAAGGCAAGCCCACCATGCCGTTGCTGATCGCGCTCGAGCGCGCGACAGCCGCTGAACAGACCTGCATCCGCGACGCCATCGAAACGGGCGGGCGCGACCGCATTGACGACGTCATGGCAGTCATCTCGCGCACCGATGCCATCGCCGAAACCCAGGCCCTGGCCAAGCGGGAAGCCGATGCCGCCGTCGCGGCACTCGCCGGTGCACCGCAGAACGCCTACACCGAGGCGCTGTCAGGACTCGCCTACTACGCGGTTGGCCGCGACCACTAG